One Cryptomeria japonica chromosome 9, Sugi_1.0, whole genome shotgun sequence genomic window carries:
- the LOC131858056 gene encoding uncharacterized protein LOC131858056 — protein sequence MFITNHHMSQGIFRTYSNLELLKVAETRFASNTIVLRRLVKVRVALCNMVINTNWTVWKQSSTERAEKIRDRILNEKWWDLVTYLLSITEPIMSMIRYIDMDRPCIGEIYDGIDSMLEKIKVTINEKENDPQEKFFKELEVIIVERWNKMTTPLHLLAYALTPKYYSNQFLDKPGRIPPWRDLEVSDGYKAAFLRLYLDDDLRDVVTNEFIEFANGNGLSVDALRHRSKKDAHSWWYFHGTCFQHLQPLAIKVLSQVASSSASERNWSTYSFIHSVKRNRLLSKRAENLVYVHSNLCLLSHKQHDYTQGETKMWDIEPEHTDLDALAS from the exons atgttcatcacaaaccaccacatgtctcaagggatttttagaacctattcgaatttggagctattgaag gttgctgagacccgttttgcatcaaacacaatcgtcttaagacgacttgtgaaagttagagtggcactatgcaatatggtgatcaacaccaattggactgtatggaagcaaagtagcactgagagggcagaaaaaattagggatagaatattgaatgagaaatggtgggaccttgttacatatctcctaagtatcactgagcccatcatgagcatgattcgctatatagacatggataggccttgcataggtgagatttatgatggcattgattcaatgcttgaaaaaataaaggtcactataaatgaaaaagagaatgatcctcaggagaaattcttcaaagaactggaagtaattattgtagagaggtggaataagatgaccactcctttgcaccttcttgcctatgccttgacacctaagtactatagcaatcagtttcttgataaaccaggaaggattccaccatggagagatctagaagtatctgatgggtataaggcagcatttcttagactatatcttgatgatgatttgcgagatgttgttacaaatgagttcatagaattcgcaaatgggaatggtctaagtgttgatgcacttcgtcatagatccaagaaagatgctcatagttggtggtacttccatggcacatgcttccaacacctacaacccctcgctataaaagttttatcgcaa gttgctagttcatctgcttctgaaagaaattggagcacatactctttcatccactcagtaaagcgcaataggctgctatcaaaaagagcggagaatttagtatatgtgcattccaacctatgtcttctttcacacaaacaacatgactacacacaaggggaaacaaagatgtgggatatagagccagagcatactgatttggatgctcttGCTTcttag